In one window of uncultured Acetobacteroides sp. DNA:
- a CDS encoding nucleoside permease yields MGIKSRLTLMSFLQFFVWGAWLITIGTYCFATKHWSGAEFGAIFSTMGIASLFMPALIGIIADRWVNAEKLYGIIHLLSGAFIFSLSLVGNPNDLFWVMLGAMLFYMPTIALSNSIAYNALKSNGYDVVKDFPPIRVWGTVGFIVAMWVTNLTGNKATEFQFYISSTASLVLFLYSFTLPKCPPQKDASASKTWVETFGLNAFKLFANYKMALFFIFSMFLGAALQLTNAYGDTFLNDFKEIPAYANSFVVKYSTIIMSISQMSETLFILAIPFFLKRFGIKNVMLISMLAWVLRFGLFAFGDPQGGLWMIILSCIVYGMAFDFFNISGSLFVETTTDSKIRSSAQGLFMMMTNGFGAVMGSLSSGFIIDRFFTSNGHKDWHGIWLTFAIYALVVAILFSIFFKHKHKPEAANQDVEVSKRSEKDLKPSTSEI; encoded by the coding sequence ATGGGAATAAAAAGTCGTCTTACGTTAATGAGCTTCCTCCAATTCTTCGTTTGGGGTGCGTGGCTTATAACCATCGGCACGTACTGCTTTGCCACAAAGCACTGGAGCGGAGCCGAATTTGGTGCGATATTTTCCACTATGGGAATCGCCTCTCTATTCATGCCTGCTCTGATAGGAATTATTGCCGACCGCTGGGTAAATGCAGAGAAACTATACGGCATCATCCACCTGCTAAGTGGTGCATTTATCTTTAGCCTCTCGCTTGTTGGCAACCCCAATGACTTGTTTTGGGTAATGCTTGGCGCCATGCTCTTCTACATGCCCACCATTGCCCTATCCAACTCCATTGCCTACAACGCGCTCAAGAGCAACGGCTACGATGTTGTTAAGGACTTTCCGCCCATCCGCGTTTGGGGAACTGTGGGCTTTATTGTGGCCATGTGGGTAACCAACCTTACCGGCAACAAGGCCACAGAATTCCAGTTCTACATCTCGTCGACCGCGTCACTTGTCCTCTTCCTTTACTCATTCACATTGCCCAAGTGCCCTCCACAAAAGGATGCATCAGCAAGCAAGACGTGGGTAGAGACCTTTGGGCTCAACGCCTTTAAGCTATTTGCCAACTACAAGATGGCGCTGTTCTTTATTTTTTCGATGTTTCTGGGAGCCGCCTTGCAGCTGACCAACGCCTACGGAGACACCTTCCTCAACGACTTTAAGGAGATTCCGGCATACGCGAACTCGTTCGTAGTGAAGTACTCCACCATCATCATGTCCATCTCGCAGATGTCGGAAACGCTGTTTATCCTAGCCATTCCATTCTTCCTAAAGCGATTTGGGATTAAAAACGTAATGCTCATCAGCATGCTGGCATGGGTGCTCCGCTTCGGGCTATTCGCCTTTGGCGACCCACAAGGCGGCCTTTGGATGATCATCCTCTCGTGCATCGTTTACGGAATGGCGTTCGACTTCTTTAATATTTCGGGTTCTCTTTTTGTTGAAACCACCACCGACTCTAAGATTCGCTCCAGCGCACAAGGCCTGTTTATGATGATGACCAACGGCTTTGGTGCTGTAATGGGCAGCTTGTCGAGTGGATTTATCATCGACAGGTTCTTTACCAGCAATGGGCATAAGGATTGGCACGGGATCTGGCTTACATTTGCCATCTATGCGCTTGTGGTAGCCATTTTATTCTCCATCTTCTTTAAGCATAAGCACAAGCCAGAAGCTGCAAATCAAGATGTAGAAGTTTCCAAAAGATCAGAAAAAGACTTGAAACCATCCACGTCCGAGATTTAA
- a CDS encoding VTT domain-containing protein → MAYLSVYLGIVVGDLLIYGLGHVAQRNAWLKSKIIGPKVEKLRMWLESNMVHVLVICRITPGLLFPTFVACGWFKLSFKRFAVVSILSGAIYSSIVLTIVIFFGKLVLEHLGVWSWGVVLAVVVLLAMRNTLKPKWSKTSKQVLGDVPPSLLAALSRGKFIPMLISKHMGMPSLEGIKRVVSFAEQLPNGLFYIPIGLRWMLLSIRYRSLTLPTISNPLIETGGYWGESKSDTMQQVGAEQQLWLAEFVTIERTCESPENDVKKALLLMEENDIKFPVVVKPDVGWQGYGVRLVADYDHLFDYVSAYPAGERMLIQRLVAFDGEAGVFYVREPGKEKGRITAVALRYFPYVVGDGESTIRELIKSNPRSKLRSKYYMGQCSEHLGFDDRHLNQVPDAGELVRLSFIGSIRVGGLYRDASHLITDELNSRFDEIARSMPEFYFGRFDIRFESTEQLKAGSGFSIIEINGAGAEAIHAWDPEVSLIGLYRELFRTQSLLFKVGALNRSRGYKPIGVKRFLKAAMRQNKLIKRYPAAC, encoded by the coding sequence ATGGCCTACTTAAGCGTTTACTTGGGCATTGTGGTAGGAGACTTGCTTATCTATGGACTCGGACATGTTGCACAGCGGAATGCTTGGCTGAAATCGAAAATAATTGGACCAAAGGTTGAGAAGTTGAGGATGTGGCTTGAATCGAATATGGTTCATGTGCTTGTTATTTGTCGAATTACGCCAGGTTTATTATTCCCTACTTTTGTTGCATGTGGATGGTTTAAGCTTTCGTTCAAGCGTTTTGCAGTAGTTTCAATACTATCTGGTGCCATATACTCCTCCATCGTACTAACTATTGTTATCTTTTTTGGGAAGCTCGTGTTGGAGCACTTGGGCGTATGGTCTTGGGGTGTTGTGCTGGCAGTCGTGGTGCTGTTGGCCATGCGAAATACCCTAAAACCAAAATGGAGCAAAACGTCGAAGCAGGTGTTGGGCGATGTGCCACCTTCGTTGCTTGCTGCGTTAAGCCGAGGTAAATTTATTCCGATGCTAATAAGCAAGCATATGGGAATGCCTTCGCTCGAAGGGATTAAGCGCGTGGTTTCATTTGCCGAGCAGCTCCCCAATGGGCTATTCTATATTCCTATAGGTTTACGATGGATGCTTCTTTCGATTCGCTATCGTAGCCTTACGCTTCCTACTATTTCTAATCCCCTGATCGAAACAGGGGGGTATTGGGGCGAGTCGAAGAGCGATACCATGCAGCAGGTTGGTGCCGAACAGCAACTATGGCTAGCCGAATTCGTGACTATCGAGCGCACTTGTGAATCCCCAGAAAATGATGTCAAGAAAGCCCTCCTGCTTATGGAGGAGAATGACATCAAATTCCCTGTAGTGGTTAAGCCTGATGTTGGATGGCAGGGGTATGGAGTGCGGTTGGTTGCTGATTACGATCACCTTTTCGACTATGTTTCTGCCTATCCTGCTGGCGAAAGGATGCTGATCCAACGGCTTGTTGCTTTCGACGGGGAAGCTGGCGTTTTCTACGTTCGGGAGCCAGGGAAGGAAAAGGGACGCATTACTGCAGTTGCTTTACGTTACTTTCCCTACGTTGTTGGTGATGGAGAATCGACCATTCGGGAGCTAATCAAGAGTAATCCTCGCTCGAAGCTTCGGTCTAAGTACTATATGGGGCAATGCTCAGAGCATTTAGGCTTCGATGATAGGCACCTCAACCAAGTTCCTGATGCAGGCGAGTTGGTAAGGCTTTCTTTTATAGGGAGCATTCGTGTTGGTGGACTATACAGGGATGCGAGCCACTTGATTACAGACGAGTTAAACTCTCGTTTTGATGAAATTGCACGCAGCATGCCCGAATTCTACTTCGGACGATTTGACATTCGATTTGAGTCTACCGAGCAGCTTAAAGCCGGCAGCGGATTTTCTATAATAGAGATTAATGGGGCAGGGGCAGAGGCAATTCATGCGTGGGATCCTGAGGTTTCTTTGATTGGATTATACCGCGAGTTATTTCGAACGCAAAGCCTGCTGTTCAAAGTTGGTGCGCTTAACCGATCGCGCGGATATAAGCCAATTGGGGTAAAACGTTTCCTAAAGGCAGCGATGCGTCAGAATAAGCTAATCAAGCGTTACCCTGCAGCCTGCTAA
- a CDS encoding RNA-binding S4 domain-containing protein yields the protein MKTVEFALTKGDFIQLSQLLKVVNVAANGAEAGIMVDDGVVRLNGALESRKRAKIRVGDVVEVLDYRIYVK from the coding sequence ATGAAGACAGTAGAATTTGCCCTGACCAAAGGAGATTTCATACAGCTAAGCCAACTCTTAAAAGTTGTAAATGTTGCCGCTAATGGGGCTGAAGCAGGAATTATGGTAGACGATGGTGTTGTAAGGCTGAATGGTGCACTAGAAAGCCGTAAGCGCGCAAAGATTCGTGTTGGAGACGTGGTAGAGGTGCTCGATTATAGGATTTATGTGAAGTAG
- a CDS encoding peptide MFS transporter gives MFKQHPKGLLAAAMANMGERFGFYIMMAILTLFISAKFGLSETTTGYIYSAFYASIYLLALVGGVIADRTKNYKGTILFGLILMAVGYLLISIPTPTPVPNFGLYLTLTCLGLLVIAFGNGLFKGNLQALVGQMYDNNEFSDRRDFGFQIFYMFINIGGFFAPFIAIGVRNWWLKVNNFDYNASLPELCHKYLAEGANMNSESLARLQDYANAAVLNKVPVTDLSAFVNNYLDVFNRGFQYAFMAAIVAMVISLVIFLVNKNKFPDPSKKAVAKGEEHKITREEVQMSANEIKQRIYALFAVFGVVIFFWLSFHQNGYSLTLFARDYVDLSVINIDLGFTSIKGAEIFQSVNPFFVVTLTPFIMWFFGTLKRKRIEPSTPMKIAIGMGIAALAYIFLMIFSFVLPSKEVLNTMSETQISAIRVTPWIMVILYFILTVAELFISPLGLSFVSKVAPPHLQGLMQGAWLAATAVGNSLLFIGGILYTTVPIWACWLVFVGATAASMIVMLSMVRWLERVTLSASKA, from the coding sequence ATGTTTAAACAACATCCCAAAGGACTCTTAGCCGCTGCCATGGCCAACATGGGGGAGCGCTTCGGGTTCTACATCATGATGGCGATATTAACGCTGTTTATATCTGCTAAGTTTGGCCTATCCGAAACTACAACTGGATATATTTATTCAGCATTTTACGCTTCAATCTATTTGTTAGCATTGGTTGGAGGGGTTATTGCAGACAGAACTAAGAATTACAAGGGGACAATCCTATTTGGGTTGATATTGATGGCTGTTGGATATCTTTTGATCTCAATTCCAACGCCTACTCCTGTTCCAAATTTTGGGTTATACTTAACGCTAACCTGCTTAGGGCTTCTTGTCATTGCTTTTGGTAATGGTCTTTTCAAGGGGAATCTTCAAGCGCTTGTTGGTCAGATGTACGACAACAACGAGTTTAGCGATAGGAGAGATTTCGGATTTCAGATATTCTACATGTTCATTAATATAGGTGGCTTCTTTGCTCCATTTATTGCAATTGGTGTAAGAAACTGGTGGTTGAAGGTTAATAACTTTGACTACAATGCTAGTCTTCCTGAACTTTGCCATAAGTACCTTGCTGAGGGGGCTAATATGAACTCGGAATCGCTTGCTCGCCTTCAAGATTATGCCAATGCTGCAGTGCTAAATAAAGTGCCTGTAACCGATCTTTCTGCTTTTGTTAACAACTATCTTGATGTCTTCAATCGTGGATTCCAATACGCTTTCATGGCTGCTATTGTAGCAATGGTTATTTCGTTGGTTATTTTCTTGGTTAATAAGAATAAGTTCCCAGATCCTTCAAAGAAGGCTGTAGCGAAAGGTGAGGAGCATAAGATTACCAGAGAAGAGGTTCAAATGAGCGCAAATGAGATCAAACAGCGCATTTATGCTCTATTTGCAGTTTTCGGTGTGGTTATTTTCTTCTGGCTTTCGTTCCACCAAAATGGTTACTCGCTAACCTTATTTGCCCGTGATTATGTGGATTTGAGCGTAATCAACATTGACCTAGGGTTTACAAGCATAAAGGGTGCGGAGATTTTCCAAAGCGTTAACCCATTCTTTGTGGTAACCCTAACTCCATTTATCATGTGGTTCTTTGGCACATTGAAGCGTAAGCGTATCGAGCCATCAACTCCAATGAAGATTGCTATTGGTATGGGGATTGCTGCTTTAGCATACATTTTCCTAATGATTTTCTCTTTTGTACTACCTTCAAAGGAGGTTCTTAATACCATGTCTGAGACTCAGATTAGTGCAATACGCGTTACTCCTTGGATTATGGTTATCCTTTACTTTATCCTAACGGTAGCCGAACTGTTTATTTCTCCGCTTGGGCTTTCCTTTGTTTCGAAGGTTGCTCCTCCTCATCTGCAGGGCTTAATGCAAGGTGCTTGGTTGGCTGCTACTGCTGTAGGAAACTCTCTCCTATTTATAGGAGGTATTCTTTACACAACAGTGCCAATCTGGGCTTGTTGGTTGGTGTTTGTGGGTGCTACTGCGGCTTCAATGATCGTAATGCTTTCAATGGTAAGGTGGCTTGAGCGGGTTACGCTAAGTGCATCAAAAGCATAA
- a CDS encoding NAD(P)H-hydrate dehydratase: MKIFPAELVKAIDQYTIANEPIASTDLMERASIAIVARIMELYPDTNQEFAIFAGSGNNGGDGLAVARILSHQGYRIQIYFIQTTPNTTSDTTINFARIEPSESLTLETLKPEAVIPFITPETVIIDALFGSGINRPLDGFNRHMVEFINDSGCTIVSVDLPSGLMAEDNSTNDTNAIIRADYTITLELPKLALLLPENDQYVGELSIVPIGLHPKALDGFPSSMHFVTNEMASKMLYKRRKFAHKGTFGHCYLIAGSQKMLGASILSSKACMKTGTGLLTTHIPAGLQTALNIAVPEVIIDQDSNSAYFTQYSSITSFDAIGIGPGLGTNAATVATLAQLLADARRMPMVIDADGLNNIAYNKDLLKVLPKFAILTPHPKEFERLAGSWNNDIEKLQLLNQFAKEHSAYIVLKGAHTIVASPDGRLWFASVGNPGMATAGSGDVLTGIILSLLGQGYSPEEASILGVHLHGLAGDIAAKEESQEALIASSIVDCIGKAFKFLWEIRNL; encoded by the coding sequence ATGAAGATATTTCCGGCCGAACTAGTTAAGGCTATAGACCAGTATACGATTGCCAATGAGCCAATAGCATCCACAGATTTAATGGAGCGAGCATCGATAGCCATTGTAGCAAGGATTATGGAGCTATACCCCGATACCAACCAAGAGTTTGCCATTTTCGCAGGCTCGGGGAATAATGGTGGCGACGGGTTGGCTGTTGCCCGAATCCTTTCGCATCAAGGATATCGTATACAAATCTATTTCATTCAAACCACGCCAAACACAACTTCTGACACAACCATCAACTTCGCCCGTATTGAGCCATCAGAAAGTCTTACCCTCGAGACGTTGAAGCCAGAAGCGGTTATTCCGTTCATCACCCCAGAAACGGTAATCATTGATGCCCTCTTTGGTTCTGGAATCAATCGTCCTCTTGATGGGTTTAACCGGCATATGGTGGAGTTTATAAACGACAGCGGCTGCACGATAGTCTCTGTTGATCTGCCTTCCGGTCTTATGGCAGAAGATAACTCGACAAATGATACAAATGCCATCATCAGGGCTGACTATACGATAACTTTAGAACTTCCTAAGCTTGCACTGCTGCTGCCCGAAAACGACCAGTACGTTGGGGAGCTAAGCATTGTACCAATTGGCCTACACCCAAAGGCTCTTGATGGATTTCCTAGCAGCATGCATTTTGTTACCAACGAAATGGCATCGAAGATGCTCTACAAAAGACGTAAGTTTGCACATAAAGGAACGTTTGGGCACTGCTACCTTATTGCAGGGTCGCAAAAAATGCTCGGAGCATCCATTCTATCGTCTAAAGCCTGTATGAAAACGGGAACAGGGCTGCTTACTACGCATATTCCTGCCGGATTGCAAACCGCTTTAAACATTGCCGTTCCCGAAGTCATTATCGACCAGGATAGCAATTCGGCATATTTCACCCAGTATTCGAGCATCACCAGCTTCGATGCTATTGGTATTGGTCCGGGATTAGGAACTAATGCAGCAACGGTGGCTACGCTAGCGCAGCTGCTTGCCGATGCCCGCAGGATGCCCATGGTGATTGATGCCGATGGACTTAACAACATCGCCTATAATAAGGATCTACTTAAAGTACTTCCTAAATTTGCCATACTAACCCCTCACCCCAAGGAGTTCGAGCGCCTTGCCGGAAGCTGGAACAACGATATAGAGAAGCTGCAGCTGCTTAATCAATTTGCCAAAGAGCATAGCGCCTACATCGTGCTAAAAGGAGCACATACCATTGTAGCCTCACCCGATGGGCGACTTTGGTTTGCTTCGGTGGGTAACCCAGGAATGGCAACAGCAGGCAGCGGCGATGTGCTTACCGGTATCATTTTAAGTTTACTTGGACAAGGATACTCTCCCGAAGAGGCTTCAATTCTAGGAGTTCATCTGCACGGATTGGCAGGAGATATTGCTGCAAAGGAAGAGAGTCAGGAAGCGCTTATCGCATCTAGCATTGTCGACTGCATTGGTAAAGCATTTAAATTCCTTTGGGAAATCAGAAATTTGTAA
- a CDS encoding DUF4831 family protein, with amino-acid sequence MMTKRYCLTAALLLGAAAGMAQKTVNSYPVSDGIKPGGYIYSLPLTTINFKVKVAHLSFKSGPYAQFAQKYLGITDAEQSDKEYHRLLSIGSGTSEEADSQNTYVAEAASGTDMTFLELTNQGLIVPTAFVTQIPAQPIPAKGLKIAPPFTDLGADPSIYKEKATFFSDVKMDTAFVKVPVQKSMLVEKSPESRASDAANFIFNLRKRRVDLVSGDIENVFNNGEALKVALKEINRLEQEYLSLFIGKTYVDSLTYSFDYTPKNGSGKSSAILFRFSENKGVVAENDLSGKPVMVEVTPTNATQQVPSNISDKGKDAVIMARYPEVCTVKVIDGKELLFSSKAAISQAGKVVRMPISFPSSKR; translated from the coding sequence ATGATGACAAAAAGATACTGCTTAACTGCTGCTTTACTTTTAGGAGCAGCAGCTGGAATGGCTCAAAAGACAGTGAATTCATATCCTGTATCAGACGGCATTAAGCCTGGTGGCTACATTTACTCGCTACCACTTACTACAATCAACTTTAAAGTTAAGGTAGCGCATCTGTCGTTTAAGAGCGGACCATACGCCCAATTTGCCCAGAAGTACTTAGGTATAACCGATGCTGAACAATCGGATAAGGAGTACCACCGCTTGTTGAGCATTGGTAGCGGAACCAGCGAAGAGGCTGATTCCCAAAACACCTACGTTGCTGAAGCGGCATCTGGCACCGACATGACGTTTCTTGAGCTCACCAATCAGGGATTGATTGTGCCTACTGCGTTTGTCACCCAAATTCCTGCACAGCCAATTCCGGCCAAGGGGCTTAAGATAGCGCCTCCATTTACCGATCTTGGAGCCGATCCCTCAATCTACAAAGAGAAAGCCACCTTCTTCTCTGATGTGAAAATGGACACCGCATTCGTAAAGGTTCCCGTTCAGAAAAGCATGCTGGTAGAGAAGAGCCCAGAATCCAGAGCATCCGACGCTGCAAACTTCATCTTTAACCTTCGCAAGCGCAGAGTAGACCTCGTTTCGGGAGACATCGAAAACGTGTTCAACAATGGCGAAGCGCTTAAGGTTGCCCTTAAAGAGATAAACCGCCTTGAGCAAGAATACCTATCGCTCTTCATCGGGAAAACGTACGTAGATTCATTAACCTACAGCTTCGACTATACGCCCAAGAATGGAAGCGGTAAATCGTCGGCTATCCTATTCCGTTTCTCGGAGAATAAGGGGGTTGTTGCCGAAAACGACCTGTCTGGTAAGCCTGTAATGGTAGAAGTTACCCCTACCAACGCCACACAACAGGTGCCTAGCAACATCAGCGACAAGGGCAAAGATGCCGTTATAATGGCTCGCTACCCCGAGGTTTGCACCGTGAAAGTTATTGATGGTAAAGAGCTCCTATTCTCATCGAAGGCAGCCATATCGCAAGCCGGGAAAGTTGTTCGCATGCCCATTTCGTTCCCTTCTTCTAAGAGGTAA
- a CDS encoding DUF202 domain-containing protein encodes MRLKVEEEILEELNLNDALAVERTNLAVERTFLAYFRTSVVFASAGFTIVRLAALGQIEELGYFLLWGAPVILAVGIWRYIAVYRKVKKQYYRLVERIRKSKHK; translated from the coding sequence ATGAGACTAAAAGTCGAAGAAGAGATACTGGAGGAGCTAAACCTTAACGATGCATTGGCGGTTGAGCGTACCAACTTAGCGGTCGAGCGAACCTTTTTAGCCTACTTCCGAACCTCGGTAGTTTTTGCCAGTGCCGGATTTACCATTGTTAGGTTGGCTGCTCTTGGACAGATCGAAGAACTTGGCTATTTTCTTCTTTGGGGAGCTCCCGTAATTCTTGCAGTAGGAATCTGGCGCTATATTGCTGTTTACCGAAAGGTGAAAAAGCAGTACTACCGCCTAGTAGAGCGAATAAGGAAGTCAAAACATAAATGA
- a CDS encoding glucosaminidase domain-containing protein, which translates to MRPLVLGLVLCLLSSLAFADRMTKEQYIEKYKDIAIEQMKKNGVPASIIMAQALIESANGNGRLATEANNHFGIKCHKDWAGATIHHDDDAPQECFRKYDDVRQSFEDHSKYLLSNRRYAFLFELPTTDYRSWAYGLKKAGYATNPRYAEILIKEIEDDQLFLLDKGVDITFANKPAATTGNKKKRNGSKVSSDDNFVVDIYNRRNASECNGVKFVVAKDGDSVDKLADQYGLMRWQLNKYNDLTADSVIRSGQRIYIQPKRNKASKGNEFYTVKDGDTMYQIAQSYGMKLKALYKKNEMKPGDTLAVGQKIYLRSFKSGKNWLERLFSGS; encoded by the coding sequence ATGCGACCATTAGTGTTAGGGCTTGTGCTGTGCCTGTTATCCTCTCTGGCTTTCGCCGATCGAATGACCAAAGAGCAGTACATCGAGAAGTATAAGGACATTGCCATCGAGCAGATGAAGAAGAATGGCGTTCCCGCCTCCATCATCATGGCTCAGGCGCTTATCGAATCGGCCAACGGCAATGGCCGCCTTGCCACCGAGGCCAACAACCACTTTGGCATCAAGTGCCATAAGGACTGGGCCGGTGCCACCATCCACCACGACGACGATGCCCCACAGGAGTGCTTCCGCAAGTACGATGACGTGCGCCAGTCGTTCGAGGACCACTCGAAGTACCTGCTCTCGAACAGGCGGTACGCATTCCTTTTCGAGCTGCCCACCACCGATTACAGGTCGTGGGCGTATGGCCTAAAAAAGGCGGGCTACGCCACCAATCCACGCTACGCCGAAATCCTGATAAAGGAGATCGAGGACGACCAGCTCTTCCTGCTCGATAAGGGGGTAGATATCACCTTTGCCAATAAGCCTGCTGCAACAACAGGTAATAAAAAGAAGCGCAACGGCTCTAAGGTATCGAGCGACGACAACTTTGTGGTCGACATCTACAACAGGCGCAACGCCTCGGAGTGCAATGGCGTTAAGTTTGTTGTTGCCAAGGATGGCGATTCGGTTGATAAGCTAGCCGACCAGTATGGGCTGATGCGCTGGCAGCTGAACAAGTATAACGACCTAACGGCTGATTCTGTGATCAGATCAGGGCAGCGAATCTACATCCAGCCCAAGCGCAATAAGGCATCAAAGGGCAACGAGTTCTACACCGTAAAAGATGGCGACACCATGTACCAAATAGCCCAAAGCTACGGTATGAAGCTAAAGGCTCTCTACAAGAAGAACGAGATGAAGCCAGGTGATACGCTTGCTGTAGGGCAAAAGATCTACCTGCGCAGCTTCAAGTCTGGGAAAAACTGGCTCGAACGACTATTTAGCGGAAGCTAG
- the cdd gene encoding cytidine deaminase, which translates to MEKTFIFNYKEYASQDELASIDKELIARALDAQKKAYAPYSNFQVGAAILFEDGTIVTGSNQENAAYPSGLCAERTAMFYAQATYPEKTIAAIAITSATAHVANRKPVFPCGSCRQVLLESEQRNGKPIRVICYGADDIIEVGSAASLLPLHFIFEK; encoded by the coding sequence ATGGAAAAAACCTTCATCTTTAACTATAAAGAGTATGCATCGCAGGATGAGCTGGCCAGCATCGATAAGGAGCTAATTGCACGTGCGCTCGACGCCCAAAAAAAGGCGTACGCACCCTACTCCAACTTTCAGGTGGGAGCGGCAATTCTTTTTGAAGATGGTACAATTGTTACCGGCAGCAACCAGGAAAATGCGGCATACCCATCGGGGCTATGCGCCGAGCGTACGGCCATGTTCTACGCGCAGGCCACCTACCCCGAAAAGACGATCGCGGCCATTGCCATTACCTCGGCTACCGCGCACGTGGCCAACCGCAAGCCGGTGTTCCCCTGCGGCTCGTGCCGCCAGGTGCTGCTCGAGAGCGAGCAGCGCAACGGCAAGCCCATCCGGGTGATCTGCTACGGAGCCGACGACATCATTGAGGTTGGTTCGGCGGCAAGCCTGCTTCCGCTCCACTTCATCTTCGAGAAATAA
- a CDS encoding CCC motif membrane protein, with protein sequence MEEIRFQQPLPNANLVLTLSIISLATCCCFGLTGFILAAIALVLANKDLRLYMNHPDQFLPSSYSNLSTGRILAIISLVLNSGMMILMMLKIFFAILLPFAFMNSWLDQVDLW encoded by the coding sequence ATGGAAGAGATTCGCTTTCAGCAACCGCTCCCTAACGCCAACCTGGTGTTAACGCTCTCAATTATTTCGCTGGCAACCTGCTGCTGCTTCGGCCTCACGGGCTTCATCCTTGCCGCCATTGCCCTTGTGCTGGCCAATAAGGACCTCCGGCTCTACATGAATCACCCCGATCAGTTCCTGCCCAGCTCCTACAGCAACCTCTCCACGGGGCGCATTCTGGCAATCATCTCCCTGGTGCTAAACTCTGGAATGATGATTTTGATGATGCTGAAGATATTCTTTGCCATTCTGCTGCCCTTCGCGTTTATGAACAGCTGGCTCGATCAGGTCGACCTCTGGTAG
- a CDS encoding DUF2752 domain-containing protein, whose translation MLVNLASWLQQHLLPCFFKQCFGVDCPTCGMQRAFIELLKGNLSASLGYHWALIPMLLLFAFLVLHLIFGFKHGTVVIKILFGIDVAAIILNYIFN comes from the coding sequence ATGCTCGTAAACCTTGCCAGCTGGCTTCAGCAACATCTGCTCCCCTGCTTCTTTAAGCAGTGCTTCGGGGTCGACTGCCCCACCTGCGGCATGCAGCGGGCGTTCATCGAGCTGCTAAAGGGAAACCTATCGGCCAGCCTCGGCTACCACTGGGCATTAATCCCGATGCTGCTGCTCTTCGCCTTTCTGGTGCTGCACCTCATCTTTGGCTTTAAGCATGGAACGGTGGTCATCAAAATCCTCTTTGGGATCGATGTCGCCGCCATCATACTAAACTATATTTTCAACTAA
- a CDS encoding DUF6261 family protein → MKTKSIHFAALQIGEAFSFSRQVAALFRSSANLTPKLAELVERLEATIAVLERVLARAAYIVEIKNKRAMDSKRDSEYLCFKSLAEAFVHSTNPAVNEAANLVYRALKDAGSVQRLKLDKESSALYGLNSLFTTNERYVAALKALSATAQWEVVMAAQAEYEEDSRLLSEVKVKEAEPVSAYTLAKVACRQCAALFEMLNALNLVDPRPEYDGLVAHLNREIDTLRQQVRARQTLAAKAKKKHGEDGAGKKDVL, encoded by the coding sequence ATGAAAACGAAATCCATCCATTTTGCTGCACTACAGATTGGCGAGGCGTTCAGTTTCTCCCGGCAGGTCGCTGCCCTCTTTCGGTCGAGCGCCAACCTTACCCCTAAGCTAGCGGAGCTGGTGGAGCGGCTCGAAGCAACCATCGCCGTGCTGGAGCGGGTGCTGGCGCGGGCTGCCTACATCGTCGAAATCAAGAATAAGAGGGCGATGGACTCCAAGCGCGATAGCGAGTACCTCTGCTTCAAGAGCCTTGCCGAGGCCTTTGTCCACAGCACCAACCCGGCCGTCAACGAGGCGGCCAACCTCGTTTACCGGGCGCTGAAGGATGCCGGAAGCGTGCAGCGCCTGAAGCTCGACAAGGAGAGCTCGGCGCTCTACGGGCTGAACAGCCTCTTCACCACCAACGAGCGGTACGTTGCCGCCCTGAAGGCGCTTAGCGCCACCGCGCAGTGGGAGGTGGTAATGGCGGCGCAGGCCGAGTACGAGGAGGACAGCCGGCTGCTCAGCGAGGTAAAGGTGAAGGAGGCCGAGCCGGTATCGGCCTACACGCTCGCAAAGGTGGCCTGCAGGCAGTGCGCCGCCCTCTTCGAGATGCTCAACGCGCTCAACCTAGTCGACCCTCGCCCCGAGTACGACGGGCTGGTGGCCCACCTCAACCGCGAGATAGACACGCTGAGGCAGCAGGTGCGCGCGCGCCAAACCCTTGCCGCGAAGGCCAAGAAGAAGCACGGCGAGGATGGTGCCGGTAAAAAGGACGTACTATAA